Within the Gloeobacter kilaueensis JS1 genome, the region CCGTTACGGCAAACTCGGGCAGAGCACCGCTAAACGTGCTTTCTGTGATCGGAAAACGTTCGCCGGGACGGCTTAGAGGATAGGCGGTGCTCCCGGTTGGAATGCAACCTGTCGCCAGCCCGTTGAGGGTGTCCCAGCTTTCTTTTGGATAGAACTGCTCAAGAATCGCCCCGCCGCAGGCGGAGGCGGCTCCCGGCAACCACAAGTTGCCGTCGGGATGGAGGTGGCTGTAGACCGCGCCACCGGCTCCCTCGATCCGCTCCGTACTCACGCCCTTGAAGATCAGTGTGCTTCCCAGACTGAGGCAGACCTCTCCGACGCTGAGCGCACCGGCAGCGATCTGACCGGCAACCCCGTCCGTACAGCCTGCCACCAGTTGCACCCCATCTCCCAGATTCCACCTCGGATCGAGCCTGCCGAGCACCGTGCCGGGTCTGACGACGGCGGGCAACTGGTGGGCGGGAATACCGGCGGCGAGTGCCCGCCGCCACTCGCCGCTTTCGGGGTCGTAGCCGCTTTTAAGGGCACAGGTATGGTCGGTCCAGCCGGGGGCTGCGCCCATCGCCATCAGCAAAAAGTCACTCGGATGGACCAGCAGGCAGTCGGCAGGCCCATGGTCCTGCCACCAGAGCCAGCGGCTCAGTCCCCAACTGGCTGCGATCCCAAAGCGGGCCGCGATTTTGGCCCCCCGGCAGTCGCTGTAGAGCCAGGCGGGGCTTATGGGCCGGCCCTGCCGGTCGGTGGCAAGGACGGTCCCGGAGGTGCTGGTGATAGCGACGGCCCGCACGGGCGCGGCGAGTTGGCGGCAAAAGGCGGGCCAGAGCGTCTCCAGCGCCACGAGCCAGCCCAGCGGATCTTGTTCGGTCCCCACAACAGGCCAGCCGCAGCGACTTTCAGCAGCAGGCTGACCGCTGCTATCGACAGCAAGCAATCGCAACCCGGAGCTTCCGAGGTCGATTCCGATAAACAACTCAGCGTGCGATAGCATGGAAGAGTGCCGGTGAACCGAGAACTACCATGGGATTTTTCGATTCTGAGATCGTCCAGCAAGAAGCTCGAGAATTCTACCAGGAGTATCAGGAGCTTATGCGCATCGGCAGCAACTACGGCAAGTTCGACCGGGAAGGCAAAAAACTATTTATCGAAAAGATGGAAGACTTGCTTGAGCGGCAACGGATCATGCTCAAGCGCATGGAGCTTTCAGATGATTTTATGGCCCAGATGGCGATGAAACAGATGACCGAACAGCTCAATACAGTTGGGATGACTCCTCAGCAAATGTTTCAGCAGATGGAGAAGACCCTCGAAGAGATGAAAGCCCAGATCAAGGAATAAGATGTCCGTGCGCAAACTGACCAAGGGCCAGCAGGCTGTTCTGGAGGTGCTCGTTCATTCGCACCGGCCTCTTTCTGCCCAGGATATCTATCTCGAATTGCGGGGCACCGAGCAGGAAGTGGGACTGGCTACGGTCTATCGCTCGCTCGAAGCGTTGCACGGCGGTGGCCGGGTTCAGATTATCGACGTGCGCGACAATCAGGCCCACTATCTGATCGGCAAGGCCAGTCACAGCCAGCACCATCTTATCTGTCTCAATTGCAAGCGGGTCGTCCCCCTCGATCACTGTCCGGTGGGGGACCTCGAAAAGCACCTTTCCCAGGACCACGAATTTCAGATCGAATATCACGTTCTCGATTTTTATGGTACCTGCGGCGACTGCCGTCAGGTGGTCGGGGTCTAGACTGTGCCATCGCTCGCCATCGTCTGGCATCGCCGGGATCTGCGCCTGCAGGACAATCCGGCTCTGGCAAGGGCAGCGGAGCAATTCCAGCAGGTACTCGCCGTCTTCGTGATCGATCCGGCGATTATAGGTCGCGACGACACTGCCCCGGCGCGGGTCCATTTTTTGCGCGAATCGCTCGCCGAACTGCAGCGCGCCTACGCTAACCTCGGTGGCCGCCTGGTCGTCTGCCGGGGTGAGCCTGCCGAACAACTGGTGGTGCTCGCCCGGACCCTCGGGGCGGAGGCGGTGTTCTTTAACGACGACATCGAGCCCTACGCCCGCACCCGCGACCAGAAGGTGATCGAGGCTCTCGCAGGCGCGGGTGTCGCCGCCCACCCCTGCGCTGAGATCCTGCTGCATCCTGCCGCAGAGGTCCTCACCGGCCAGGGCAAACCCTATACGGTCTTTACTCCCTTCTGGCGCAACTGGTCCGCTAAGCCCAAGCCCAGGCCGTTTGCTGCTCCTGAGCGGCTGAGCGCTCCGAGCGTCGAGACTGGCACATTTATAAGCCTGGACGAACTGGGCAAGCCGTTCTCCGGCAAGCTGCTGGTCACACCGGGGGAGCAGGCAGGGATCAAGTTGCTCGATCACTTCTGCGAGGCGGCTCTCTACCGCTACGACGAGCGGCGCGACCACCCGGCGGAGCCCGGCACCTCGTTGCTGAGCGCCCATCTCAAGTTTGGAACCATCGGCATCCGCGCTGTCTGGCAGCGCACGATCGAAAGCTGGCGCAAGGCACCAGCCGATCGAGAGCGGGCCAACCTGGCGGTCTGGCAGCAGGAATTGGGCTGGCGAGAATTTTATAAATACGAACTTGCCCACTTTCCGGAGCTGGCGGAGCGGCCTTTTCGGCGTGCCTTCGAGCAGTTTCCCTACGACCACGACCGCGAGCGCTTCGAGCGCTGGTGCCGGGGCGAAACGGGCTTTCCCTTCGTCGATGCGGCGATGCGCCAGCTCAACACTGTCTCGTGGATGCACAACCGCCTGCGCATGGTCGTCGCCAGTTTTCTGACCAAAGATCTGCTTTTGCCTTACCAGTGGGGCGAGCGCTACTTTATGCAAAAACTGGTAGACGGCGATCTGTCGGCCAACAACGGCGGCTGGCAGTGGGCCGCTTCGGTGGGGACCGATCCCAAGCCGCTGCGCATCTTCAACCCCTCGACCCAGGCGCGCCGCTACGACTCCGAGGCCACTTACATCCGCCGCTGGCTACCGGAACTTGCCCCAGTCGATACCGCCATGCTCGTCGAATCTGAGCGCTTCTCGCCCTTGTTTCGCTCGCGCTACGGCTATCCCCAGGCGATCGTCGAGCACAAGAGCCAGCAGCAGATCTTCAAGGAGCGCTACCGGCAGATCCACTCCACCGAAAAACAAGCAGATACCTCTACCAGTGACTGACGATCAGATAGCCCCAGATCTGCTAAAACGGAAGATAATGGCCCGAAATATTTGCAATGGTGAGCTTTTCGCCTGAGCAGACTTTCTTTTTATGGTAGAACCTCCTTTATTGCTGATGGCCGCGACGGCGACCGATATCGTGCTGTCGTGGCCTGAGGTGTTGTTCCGG harbors:
- a CDS encoding FGGY-family carbohydrate kinase produces the protein MLSHAELFIGIDLGSSGLRLLAVDSSGQPAAESRCGWPVVGTEQDPLGWLVALETLWPAFCRQLAAPVRAVAITSTSGTVLATDRQGRPISPAWLYSDCRGAKIAARFGIAASWGLSRWLWWQDHGPADCLLVHPSDFLLMAMGAAPGWTDHTCALKSGYDPESGEWRRALAAGIPAHQLPAVVRPGTVLGRLDPRWNLGDGVQLVAGCTDGVAGQIAAGALSVGEVCLSLGSTLIFKGVSTERIEGAGGAVYSHLHPDGNLWLPGAASACGGAILEQFYPKESWDTLNGLATGCIPTGSTAYPLSRPGERFPITESTFSGALPEFAVTDPRFFAGLLEGVAFVERLGLEQLERLGMPRTGRHFCVGGGNRSPLWLRLRAAVLGTTLHLPLQAEPALGAAILAAAGASGLSVAETAARMTRAVQSIEPDRTLKAACAPIYRRFVERWQKRSEDRSSPHRHDDRTDPNLET
- a CDS encoding Fur family transcriptional regulator, with translation MSVRKLTKGQQAVLEVLVHSHRPLSAQDIYLELRGTEQEVGLATVYRSLEALHGGGRVQIIDVRDNQAHYLIGKASHSQHHLICLNCKRVVPLDHCPVGDLEKHLSQDHEFQIEYHVLDFYGTCGDCRQVVGV
- a CDS encoding cryptochrome/photolyase family protein, which codes for MPSLAIVWHRRDLRLQDNPALARAAEQFQQVLAVFVIDPAIIGRDDTAPARVHFLRESLAELQRAYANLGGRLVVCRGEPAEQLVVLARTLGAEAVFFNDDIEPYARTRDQKVIEALAGAGVAAHPCAEILLHPAAEVLTGQGKPYTVFTPFWRNWSAKPKPRPFAAPERLSAPSVETGTFISLDELGKPFSGKLLVTPGEQAGIKLLDHFCEAALYRYDERRDHPAEPGTSLLSAHLKFGTIGIRAVWQRTIESWRKAPADRERANLAVWQQELGWREFYKYELAHFPELAERPFRRAFEQFPYDHDRERFERWCRGETGFPFVDAAMRQLNTVSWMHNRLRMVVASFLTKDLLLPYQWGERYFMQKLVDGDLSANNGGWQWAASVGTDPKPLRIFNPSTQARRYDSEATYIRRWLPELAPVDTAMLVESERFSPLFRSRYGYPQAIVEHKSQQQIFKERYRQIHSTEKQADTSTSD
- a CDS encoding DUF1825 family protein, whose translation is MGFFDSEIVQQEAREFYQEYQELMRIGSNYGKFDREGKKLFIEKMEDLLERQRIMLKRMELSDDFMAQMAMKQMTEQLNTVGMTPQQMFQQMEKTLEEMKAQIKE